The Acetivibrio saccincola genome window below encodes:
- a CDS encoding extracellular solute-binding protein, with protein sequence MKNSKKLLIICLSVVLALSFVLAGCKKDDRGEPSPTSSNDGGGKENLMTITAFISRAGTNPTKDNRIYQKIKEAFNVEFQFEYVVGEIGERVGTMTAGGEYPDIIGVQSNEANQFIDAGAFIPLEKYINDKENFPNLNRHYGELINRIKHDDGHVYIMPNYGVHYGEHRQNENWGPAFWIQIAVLKEFGYPKIKTLDEYFDLIEKYVEKYPEIDGQKTIGFIVLTDRGRDWTLRNAPSHLAGAPNDGIVIVDQETKVAEVYQHKDISKRYFKKLNEAYNNGLVDPEGFVIDFDQYIQKLASGAVLGLFDQRWNFNKANEALHQQGKYDRMYMPVPIVFDESIRDWYLTRPELNVNSGFAITTSCKDPDRVMRLFEALLDEEWQKLLQWGEEGIDYLVDEDGMFYRNDQMRKEQQSPDWKLANKADDLFEFAPKLEGTYSDGNATSPGLQPIEYFEGLTEPEKELLTAYGVQTQGQLHSTPPENPLYFPAWSINIPTNSVPATVSQQMQDLAFEYLPQIIMAPTSEFESLWADFVKKHEELDIEAFEKHINEGIQRRMTEWAK encoded by the coding sequence ATGAAAAATAGCAAGAAATTGTTGATCATTTGTCTTTCTGTAGTACTTGCATTGTCCTTTGTACTTGCAGGTTGTAAGAAAGACGATCGCGGAGAACCATCTCCTACATCCAGCAACGATGGCGGAGGCAAAGAAAATCTTATGACAATAACTGCCTTTATCAGCCGTGCAGGAACTAATCCCACAAAAGACAACAGAATCTATCAAAAGATTAAAGAAGCATTTAATGTAGAATTTCAATTTGAATATGTTGTGGGAGAAATAGGAGAAAGAGTTGGAACAATGACAGCAGGTGGAGAGTACCCGGATATTATAGGTGTACAATCCAATGAAGCAAACCAGTTCATCGATGCAGGAGCATTTATTCCACTAGAGAAGTACATCAATGACAAAGAAAATTTTCCAAACCTTAACAGACACTATGGTGAATTAATCAATAGAATAAAACATGATGATGGGCACGTATACATTATGCCAAACTATGGTGTACACTACGGTGAACACCGTCAGAATGAAAACTGGGGTCCGGCATTCTGGATTCAAATTGCAGTTCTAAAAGAATTTGGTTATCCAAAAATTAAGACATTAGATGAATACTTTGATTTAATTGAAAAGTACGTAGAAAAATATCCAGAAATTGACGGTCAAAAGACAATAGGATTTATTGTATTAACAGACCGTGGAAGAGACTGGACATTGAGAAACGCTCCATCACACCTTGCAGGAGCTCCTAATGACGGTATTGTCATAGTAGACCAGGAAACTAAAGTAGCTGAAGTATATCAGCACAAAGATATTTCAAAGAGATACTTCAAAAAACTTAATGAAGCGTATAATAATGGCTTGGTGGATCCGGAAGGCTTCGTTATTGACTTTGACCAATATATACAAAAACTTGCAAGTGGAGCTGTTTTAGGTCTTTTCGACCAGCGCTGGAACTTTAATAAAGCAAACGAAGCTCTGCACCAGCAAGGAAAATACGATAGAATGTACATGCCGGTTCCGATTGTTTTTGATGAAAGCATAAGAGACTGGTATCTGACACGTCCGGAGCTTAACGTTAACAGTGGTTTTGCGATAACTACAAGTTGTAAGGATCCTGACAGAGTAATGAGACTATTTGAGGCCTTGTTGGATGAAGAGTGGCAAAAGCTTCTCCAGTGGGGTGAAGAGGGTATAGATTACCTTGTTGACGAAGACGGAATGTTCTATAGAAATGACCAAATGAGAAAAGAACAGCAAAGCCCTGACTGGAAACTTGCAAATAAAGCAGATGACTTATTTGAATTTGCACCTAAGTTAGAAGGAACATATTCTGACGGCAATGCAACATCACCTGGATTGCAGCCAATAGAATATTTTGAAGGATTGACAGAGCCTGAAAAAGAACTGCTTACAGCATACGGCGTTCAAACTCAGGGACAGTTGCACTCAACACCACCTGAAAACCCACTGTACTTCCCGGCTTGGTCAATCAATATACCAACCAACAGTGTACCGGCTACTGTCTCACAGCAGATGCAGGACTTAGCATTTGAGTATTTACCACAGATTATAATGGCTCCTACATCTGAATTTGAATCTTTGTGGGCAGATTTTGTTAAAAAACATGAAGAGTTAGATATAGAAGCATTTGAAAAACATATAAATGAAGGTATACAGAGAAGAATGACAGAATGGGCTAAGTAA